The Coffea eugenioides isolate CCC68of chromosome 8, Ceug_1.0, whole genome shotgun sequence genome has a segment encoding these proteins:
- the LOC113780009 gene encoding probable carboxylesterase 120, which yields MGPNPTSRMKMFTTSYSSLDQMSLYPDSKIKEYSSRTLLMKFYSRIQLDGKFDEVWGREKDQFPQPIDPNEDPYGYLGMTKNPDGSITRLSQVQTPGTPASSDPSNPFQVSKDADVNQSKGTWARIFVPRAAFDSFPTTKLPLIVYFHGGGFVVFSVNTAMFDALYTPIVTEIPAVVVSVEYRLAPEHRLPAAYEDCFEALHWIKASNDEWLEKYADFSKAFLMGTNAGGNIAYHVGLSAAACMDDLLPLRIKGLILHHPFFGGTELTESELKLAKDMVIPLTVCDLMWDLSLPIGFDRDHRYCNPMAFITSDQFDQVKALGWKILVTGFDGDPLRDRQIELWKKLEEDGVSVTGKFDEGGSHGYEALDPAKAKELAITIKDLVESATTS from the exons ATGGGGCCAAATCCCACAAGTCGCATGAAAATGTTTACAACATCATATTCTTCATTGGATCAAATGTCATTGTATCCAGACAGCAAAATTAAAGAATATTCTAGTCGCACATTGTTAATGAAATTCTATAGCAGAATTCAACTGGATGGCAAGTTTGACGAGGTTTGGGGTAGGGAGAAAG ATCAATTTCCACAGCCAATTGATCCTAATGAAGACCCCTATGGCTACCTGGGAATGACCAAAAATCCCGATGGCTCTATCACACGCTTGTCTCAAGTTCAAACCCCTGGCACCCCTGCCTCATCCGATCCTAGCAATCCTTTTCAAGTATCAAAGGACGCGGATGTTAACCAATCTAAGGGCACTTGGGCTCGAATATTCGTCCCCCGAGCAGCATTTGATTCCTTCCCTACCACAAAATTGCCTCTCATTGTTTACTTTCATGGGGGAGGCTTCGTTGTATTCAGTGTAAATACAGCCATGTTTGATGCTTTGTACACTCCAATTGTTACTGAAATCCCGGCTGTCGTCGTCTCTGTGGAGTATCGTCTTGCTCCGGAGCACCGGCTTCCTGCAGCTTACGAAGATTGCTTTGAAGCCTTGCATTGGATTAAAGCATCAAACGATGAATGGTTGGAAAAATATGCTGACTTTTCTAAGGCTTTCTTGATGGGCACCAATGCTGGTGGTAACATAGCCTATCATGTTGGCTTAAGTGCAGCTGCATGTATGGATGATCTCCTGCCTCTGCGAATCAAAGGGTTGATATTGCATCATCCATTCTTCGGTGGGACCGAGCTGACTGAATCTGAGTTGAAATTGGCCAAGGACATGGTTATACCGTTGACAGTATGTGATCTGATGTGGGATCTAAGCTTGCCAATTGGCTTTGACCGTGATCATAGGTATTGCAATCCAATGGCATTCATTACATCAGACCAATTTGATCAGGTTAAAGCTCTAGGGTGGAAGATTTTGGTCACTGGCTTTGATGGTGATCCGTTGAGAGACCGTCAGATTGAGCTCTGGAAGAAATTAGAAGAGGACGGTGTATCAGTAACAGGTAAGTTTGACGAGGGAGGAAGTCATGGGTACGAGGCTCTAGATCCCGCCAAGGCTAAAGAACTGGCCATTACCATTAAGGACCTCGTAGAATCTGCCACCACTTCTTGA